A genomic region of Caenorhabditis elegans chromosome V contains the following coding sequences:
- the tank-1 gene encoding Poly [ADP-ribose] polymerase tankyrase (Confirmed by transcript evidence), with protein MARRVNKKKSPVKAARKIDGQIGRRVVDGVRAKSSRQRHQAVLYQAPTPTVIRRKTTKTAIVKKTVVVVKKGGKVVKKSSKTGQKVKAVKAPKVKAPSKKGNDRLTPRVITEYQENPFFYDPQVPEYISASVYHRWITRAVRNGNMKEIKDYYKSKKCQKSAIYTSFAYSFDTSACDEALRQDIKFATEFFKMNNKMEVDNSYHPGKEPNLLQKKTTGRKNYYMLGRHTRQIEMGRGGKEGNNALLNYDTRTDEPNPLTKLIEDNVTYTKLYQLCKIPDGPIVEHHIEMHFVTAVRMGHRDLASALAQGPVKMHCNDLHRATLKDQKLPAKILPVSVAKKAYMNKNITPLHTAAISNSTHMLEAMRAVYPTINIPDQDNWYTMHYAACAPGTAPMEFLLKNGGSVTMLTKQTETPLHVAARAGRAVNCTFLMKEMLDLEKGDDGESTIRADRSIINARTRSGNSALHLAVLRNNLDVVDALLAEPTIVVDNPTSTGQNRLTPLMMACGKGYLEMAKKLVEKGALVEGKDKKKRTPLIHAMLNGQIHTAAFLLAKGASLTLADSSGNTAAHYAAAYGFLDCLKLLASIDDNILSEPNDWQLYPLSVAYLKGHYGIVTWLLEGPHKDKANINAKDNNGATLLSNLLSYADETMHKELLSQIEYLVARKADASLADSSGQTPLHLFSMQRIILKGSGEAAENDAMRMTLDNYKKCFNTLIKAGAKVDVYDHEDNTPLHYALTNGNLMLFNLMLDKVANKRNLFEKWANHQNFLHEILALPMKVYGDQVLWKGETLTKPAYDVLPILKELHENLPDLFEKWISEVNKAGYSPIVEAIKQYQALAANKKLRGEADQNGNPGFGNAIARGRVHNQFGRDRMNQSQAPHCDSYELKTFISTVNELFEWVIRLGPFQLTQKYINSENSAAVTLANLAMSIPIECGRHQQNQLALFKILIKLSKEFNKVDEFLTQKNEKDDVLIVQAIMFDKPNVVELILDTASEMHLIHGTHNAIKENELEVVVHKTIIMYMIEMRMWELIPKVNASSEFWKSKDAKGNSVWHYAARVNSHKTVGLFKMIESKGVRRETNDDGRSVLHVATLACDGSADSVLEPIAWLSTRCPIDAVDKFNRTALHYAFGNENDFKEGNVPFGESDPIAVVSLLSSLIRPEQIEIADVNGNTILHLAAIKNSTICLMTLIRKKCHVDLKNKDGNTPLALAVHHGRQSSALTLIQANADVTEKIFVPALKPTSDFDQNSSGTEAEKFWKWHGKEKKVLEDLHTTIPASVVSKGGSWEAMVYVLLDVLGQNTGSMAQLTDAALRRGQLNLANQLLKSIEALIDGAVLNSSYDLLDTFAEKCFGALTSEETIEKTVLNRIILTRGLGLKQPETMKIIRTALQNGNWNLLNFLKSEMGTAWKNQKIETPTENPIRSLLIYMNEKSVSSEAIGFLEELRQMRGVNIDALCQLEIPGKFKKILDYGLIPPISFAVLQENPNMIRALRNAGASLKTQDDYGRTPLMYAIMTNNRSVVDAIVGDGKLAVVLHKQKAVATGPRCVAVPMRFGATSRAFIPAAAFASVPARVESDEEEEDNSGSESGEDGAASENKSEHGSENGESGNGSDDEDDDDDDSSPPPAKKSRIAKEAAGPSTGPKRKKLVITDPSLFSARDHKENNPLHYFIEPLAWENVELLGDLAAANKTAIVQCLIDKRSPNPIELAAMKMNRRMKSEMLKIVKNAAFPRPIKETKLTLQQVHIEPLSDVDEDAAKFLAKWVEEKDKKKTSEAPKPHKSSTYSTNGLVSFCDETQQYFDVLMNKTDLMYGRCGFHNFYRMQIIKRRDAELFILFTNWGRIGSGMGEFQTTPFNSLELAAKEFKSIFKSKSGNEWAPLANFRDMPKKYRLVETDSTPTSLAEIELTWKKNTEKDPIRRMIADISDAKTLKTYASQVQMYGGSSQPFGRFTKENIEKAKLVLDKLEKNANRIKQMVEAQTGVVESNLLDAYITTSELSGDYYSLIPSGEYEFSNLTRLDNVEEIARHRARLNRCQEIETATRLLCAAEFRQDLDRVDYIRSAIQCEYRLETPDSDISQRLLQWIHNSGGKQAKVKMILEISPMLSTEKFEPFVNDDNQKFLWHGTKATNLMSILKNGFLIDPPSACKNGNLFGSGIYLADSFEKSTHYCQPSAGGINYMLVCQTALGKVRTLDTIPYHYMNQSSSSAEKYEDTLHYIGDRFPAGSLTNDGVGMPLLPLRKRDPIQGSNYGFGTLDFSEYIVRNPNRVLPKYIVMYK; from the exons ATGGCTCGTCGTGTTAATAAGAAAAAGTCTCCTGTAAAAGCTGCCAGGAAAATTGATGGGCAAATCGGGAGACGAGTTGTGGACGGAG TCCGTGCCAAGTCGTCCCGTCAACGCCATCAAGCAGTTCTCTACCAGGCTCCCACTCCCACTGTGATTCGCCGTAAGACCACGAAAACGGCGATCGTCAAGAAAACAGTTGTAGTTGTGAAAAAGGGTGGAAAAGTTGTCAAGAAATCCTCTAAAACTGGTCAGAAAGTGAAAGCAGTGAAGGCGCCAAAAGTCAAAGCACCATCCAAGAAGGGAAATGATCGACTTACTCCACGTGTCATCACTGAGTACCAGGAGAATCCGTTTTTCTACGATCCTCAGGTTCCAGAGTACATCAGTGCCTCCGTCTACCACAGATGGATCACCAGAGCCGTTCGCAATGGAAATATGAAGGAAATCAAAGACTATTATAAGTCGAAGAAGTGCCAAAAATCTGCAATCTACACGAGCTTTGCCTATAGTTTCGACACTTCGGCGTGTGATGAAGCATTGAGGCAGGACATCAAATTTGCCACCGAGttcttcaaaatgaacaaTAAAATGGAAGTTGATAATTCCTATCATCCGGGCAAAGAGCCGAATCTGTTGCAAAAG AAAACCACCGGTCGCAAGAACTACTACATGCTCGGCCGCCACACGCGCCAGATTGAGATGGGAAGAGGTGGCAAAGAAGGAAACAATGCTCTTTTGAACTATGACACAAGGACCGATGAGCCAAATCCATTGACGAAGCTTATCGAGGATAATGTGACATACACTAAGTTGTATCAACTTTGCAAGATTCCAGACGGac CGATTGTCGAACATCACATCGAAATGCACTTCGTCACTGCTGTTCGAATGGGCCACCGCGATCTTGCATCCGCGTTGGCACAGGGACCCGTCAAAATGCACTGCAACGATCTTCACCGTGCAACTCTGAAAGATCAGAAACTGCCCGCCAAAATCCTTCCAGTATCTGTTGCGAAAAAGGCGTACATGAATAAGAATATCACTCCACTTCACACTGCCGCCATTTCCAACTCCACCCATATGCTAGAAGCGATGAGAGCCGTCTACCCAACGATCAACATTCCGGATCAAGACAACTGGTATACGATGCACTATGCCGCGTGTGCTCCTGGAACTGCTCCTATGgaatttcttctcaaaaacggTGGATCTGTTACGATGCTCACCAAGCAAACCGAAACCCCACTGCATGTGGCTGCCAGAGCTGGAAGAGCTGtgaattgcacatttttgatgAAGGAAATGCTGGATTTGGAGAAAGGAGACGACGGAGAGAGCACAATCAGAGCTGACAGATCTATCATCAATGCGAGAACTCGCTCTGGAAACTCTGCACTTCATTTGGCGGTGCTACGTAATAACCTTGACGTTGTTGATGCCTTGCTCGCCGAGCCAACCATCGTTGTAGACAATCCAACATCCACAGGACAAAACAGATTAACTCCATTGATGATGGCATGTGGAAAAGGATACCTAGAGATGGCGAAGAAGTTGGTTGAGAAGGGAGCATTGGTGGAAGGAAAAGATAAGAAAAAGCGTACCCCGTTAATCCACGCAATGCTCAATGGTCAGATTCACACTGCAGCCTTCCTCCTCGCCAAGGGAGCTAGTCTTACTCTCGCGGATTCGTCTGGAAATACTGCTGCTCACTACGCTGCTGCATATGGATTTTTGGACTGCTTAAAGCTTCTTGCCTCAATTGATGATAATATTCTATCCGAGCCAAATGACTGGCAGCTTTATCCATTGTCCGTTGCATATCTCAAAGGTCATTATGGAATTGTTACGTGGCTCCTGGAAGGTCCGCACAAGGATAAAGCTAACATTAATGCAAAGGACAACAACGGTGCAACTCTTCTCTCGAATTTGCTCTCATATGCTGACGAGACAATGCATAAAGAATTGCTAAGTCAAATTGAATATCTGGTTGCAAGAAAAGCCGATGCATCACTTGCTGACAGCTCTGGGCAAACTCCACTGCACCTGTTCTCCATGCAACGGATCATTCTGAAAGGTTCTGGAGAAGCCGCTGAGAACGATGCAATGAGAATGACTTTGGACAACTACAAAAAGTGCTTCAATACACTGATCAAAGCCGGAGCCAAAGTTGATGTCTATGATCATGAGGACAATACACCATTACATTATGCACTCACCAACGGAAACTTGATGCTCTTCAATCTGATGCTGGATAAGGTTGCAAATAAGAGAAatctttttgagaaatggGCAAACCACCAAAACTTCCTGCACGAGATCCTTGCTCTTCCAATGAAAGTTTACGGAGATCAAGTTTTGTGGAAGGGAGAGACGCTCACCAAACCAGCATATGATGTTCTTCCGATTCTTAAGGAGTTACACGAGAACTTGCCGGATTTATTTGAGAAATGGATCAGTGAAGTGAATAAAGCTGGGTACTCGCCGATTGTGGAAGCTATCAAGCAATATCAAGCTCTGGCGGCAAACAAAAAGCTTCGTGGAGAAGCTGATCAG AATGGGAACCCTGGTTTCGGAAATGCTATAGCTCGGGGTAGAGTGCACAATCAGTTTGGTAGAGATCGAATGAATCAAAGTCAAGCTCCTCATTGTGATTCTTATGAGTTGAAG acattcatCTCGACCGTCAACGAGCTTTTCGAATGGGTGATTCGCCTTGGACCGTTCCAGCTGACGCAAAAATACATTAATTCTGAGAACTCTGCAGCTGTCACACTGGCCAATCTTGCCATGAGCATTCCGATCGAGTGTGGAAGGCATCAACAGAATCAGTTGGCACTATTCAAAATTCTCATCAAATTGAGCAAGGAGTTCAACAAGGTCGATGAGTTTTTAACGCAGAAAAACGAGAAAGACGATGTTCTGATCGTACAAGCGATCATGTTTGACAAGCCAAATGTGGTAGAGCTCATCCTGGACACCGCCTCAGAAATGCACCTGATCCACGGAACTCACAATGCAATCAAGGAGAACGAGTTAGAAGTTGTAGTTCACAAGACAATCATCATGTACATGATTGAGATGAGAATGTGGGAGCTGATACCGAAGGTGAATGCATCGAGCGAGTTCTGGAAGAGCAAGGACGCCAAGGGTAATAGTGTCTGGCACTATGCTGCACGAGTTAACAGTCATAAAACTGTTGGgcttttcaaaatgattgaGTCGAAGGGTGTTCGGAGAGAAACAAATGACGATGGACGCTCTGTTCTCCACGTGGCAACTCTGGCTTGTGATGGATCCGCCGATTCTGTGCTGGAGCCGATTGCTTGGCTATCAACTCGTTGTCCAATTGATGCGGTGGATAAGTTCAATCGAACTGCTCTTCACTACGCGTTCGGAAACGAAAATGACTTCAAAGAAGGCAATGTTCCGTTTGGTGAGAGTGATCCGATTGCAGTAGTTTCACTTTTGTCATCTCTGATTCGACcagaacaaattgaaattgcCGATGTTAATGGAAATACGATTCTTCATCTTGCTGCAATCAAGAATTCTACTATTTGCCTGATGACTCTGATTCGAAAGAAATGCCACGTAGATTTGAAGAATAAGGATGGAAACACTCCACTTGCTCTTGCTGTTCATCATGGAAGACAATCATCCGCTTTGACTTTGATTCAAGCTAACGCAGATGTCACTGAAAAGATTTTCGTACCTGCTCTGAAGCCAACGTCCGATTTCGACCAAAACAGTAGCGGCACGGAAGCTGAGAAATTCTGGAAGTGGCatggaaaagagaaaaaagttttggaggaTCTGCACACAACGATTCCAGCGTCGGTGGTGAGCAAGGGTGGAAGTTGGGAAGCAATGGTCTACGTTTTACTGGACGTTCTCGGACAAAACACTGGAAGTATGGCACAGCTCACTGATGCAGCATTGCGACGTGGACAACTCAATCTTGCCAATCAGCTGCTCAAGTCCATAGAAGCGTTGATTGATGGAGCAGTTTTGAATAGCTCTTATGATCTGTTGGATACATTTGCTGAGAAATGTTTTGGAGCATTAACCTCGGAAGAAACTATCGAGAAGACAGTTTTGAATAGAATTATTCTCACTCGCGGCCTTGGCTTGAAGCAACcagaaactatgaaaattatCAGGACGGCTCTGCAGAATGGAAACTGGAATTTGCTCAACTTTTTGAAGTCTGAAATGGGAACAGCTTGGAAGAACCAGAAAATCGAGACACCAACTGAAAATCCAATCCGATCACTTCTCATATACATGAACGAAAAATCAGTCAGCTCGGAGGCAATTGGATTCCTCGAAGAGCTCAGACAGATGCGAGGTGTGAACATTGACGCTTTGTGCCAGTTGGAAATtcccggaaaattcaaaaagattttggaTTATGGACTCATTCCGCCAATCTCATTTGCTGTTCTCCAAGAAAATCCAAATATGATCAGAGCTCTGAGAAATGCCGGTGCAAGTCTCAAAACTCAAGACGACTATGGCAGGACCCCGCTGATGTATGCAATTATGACCAACAACCGCTCCGTCGTTGATGCAATCGTAGGTGACGGTAAACTAGCTGTGGTGCTTCATAAGCAGAAGGCAGTGGCAACCGGGCCAAGATGCGTAGCAGTTCCGATGCGGTTTGGAGCAACTAGCCGGGCTTTTATTCCTGCGGCTGCATTTGCTTCTGTTCCCGCTAGAGTCGAAtctgatgaagaagaagaggataACTCTGGTTCGGAATCAGGAGAAGATGGAGCAGcctctgaaaataaatctgaaCATGGCTCAGAAAATGGCGAATCTGGCAATGGTTCTGACGACGAGGACGACGACGATGATGATTCTTCTCCACCACCTGCCAAAAAGTCTCGAATTGCAAAAGAGGCTGCTGGACCATCAACAGGACCTAAGCGAAAGAAACTTGTCATTACTGATCCATCG CTCTTCTCGGCACGCGATCACAAAGAGAACAACCCTCTTCATTACTTCATTGAGCCGCTCGCCTGGGAGAATGTGGAACTTCTTGGAGATTTGGCTGCAGCCAACAAGACCGCTATTGTACAATGTCTGATTGATAAGAGAAGTCCGAATCCGATTGAGTTGGCCGCGATGAAAATGAATCGAAGAATGAAAAgcgaaatgctcaaaattgtaAAGAATGCTGCATTCCCACGACCCATTAAGGA aacaaagcTCACTCTTCAACAAGTACACATTGAACCATTGAGTGATGTAGATGAAGATGCTGCAAAGTTCCTCGCAAAATGGGTTGAAGAGAAGGACAAGAAAAAGACTAGCGAGGCACCAAAACCGCACAAAAGCTCAACCTATTCGACCAATGGGCTCGTCAGCTTCTGCGACGAAACTCAACAGTACTTTGATGTGCTCATGAACAAGACTGATTTGATGTATGGAAGATGTGGATTCCACAATTTCTATCGCATGCAAATCATCAAACGACGTGACGCTGAGTTGTTCATCTTGTTCACGAATTGGGGACGAATTGGATCGGGAATGGGCGAGTTTCAG ACCACCCCATTCAACAGTCTTGAGTTGGCAGCCAAAGAATTCAAGTCGATCTTCAAATCAAAATCTGGAAATGAATGGGCTCCACTTGCCAACTTCCGAGATATGCCAAAGAAGTATAGGCTTGTTGAAACCGATTCCACACCGACTAGTCTGGCTGAAATCGAACTGACGTGGAAAAAGAACACGGAGAAGGATCCGATTCGTAGAATGATTGCTGATATTAGCGATGCGAAGACTCTGAAAACCTATGCCTCTCAAGTTCAAATGTACGGAGGAAGTAGCCAACCATTCGGACGATTCACCAAGGAGAATATTGAAAAGGCAAAGTTGGTATTGGACAAGTtggagaaaaatgcaaatagaATCAAGCAGATGGTCGAGGCGCAGACTGGAGTCGTGGAGTCCAACTTGCTAGATGCATATATTACTACT agcgaGTTATCCGGAGACTATTACAGTCTGATCCCATCCGGCGAATATGAGTTCAGTAACCTCACCCGTCTTGACAACGTCGAGGAGATTGCCCGCCACCGTGCCCGTCTGAACCGATGCCAGGAAATTGAAACTGCCACCCGTCTGCTCTGCGCGGCAGAGTTCCGTCAAGATTTGGATCGAGTCGACTATATCAGAAGTGCGATTCAATGCGAATACCGACTAGAAACTCCAGACTCGGATATCAGTCAGCGCCTTCTTCAATGGATCCATAATAGTGGTGGAAAGCAAGCAAAGGTTAAGatgattctggaaatttcgccAATGctatcaactgaaaaattcgagcCATTTGTGAACGATGATAATCAAAAGTTCTTGTGGCACGGAACAAAGGCGACGAATTTGATGAGCATTTTGAAGAATGGATTCCTCATCGACCCACCAAGTGCATGCAAAAATGGAAACCTGTTCGGTTCTGGAATCTACTTGGCAGACAGCTTTGAAAAAAGCACACACTACTGCCAGCCATCAGCGGGTGGCATCAACTATATGCTCGTCTGCCAGACAGCTCTCGGAAAAGTCAGAACTCTGGACACGATTCCCTATCACTACATGAATCAATCAAGTTCTAGTGCAGAAAAG TATGAGGACACCCTTCACTACATCGGCGATCGTTTCCCAGCCGGAAGCCTCACCAATGATGGCGTCGGAATGCCACTTCTTCCTCTTAGAAAACGTGATCCAATTCAAGGTTCGAATTATGGTTTCGGAACCCTTGACTTCTCCGAATACATCGTCCGCAATCCGAATCGCGTTCTTCCAAAGTATATTGTCATGTATAAGTAA